The genomic region GAGGCAGCCCCCCTGCCTGATCGCCCGCAGCGTGGGAGCGAAGACGTAGCGCAGCGTGGCGACGGGCCCGGCGTGGTCGGCGCCGCCGAGGCCCGCCCAGATGGCGAAGTTGTCGAAGATCTCGACGGCGAAGCTGGAGGGGCCGGAGGAGGCGCCGCCGGAGCCGCGCACCGGTGTGCCGACGGGGCGCAGCAGCGAGAGGTCGACGAGGACGTCGCGCCCGGCGAGGAGACCCATGGCGGCCCGGCCGGCGGACTCCCAGATGCCCTCGACCGAGTCGGGCACCTCGACGAGCTCGGCGCCGGCCGGCGCCTCGCCCTTCTCCACGAAGGTGGCGACGCGGTAGCCCTTCGTGACCATCTGGTCGCGGACGAGGTCGAGGAACGTGCCCGTCCTGATGGCCTCGTAGTCGGGGTGCGAGCTGTCGACGGTCAGGTAGAGGCGGCCCACCTTGCCGTCGAAGCGGCGCTTGGGCGGGATGGGGTCGAGGTTCAGCCCGTTGCCGCCGCCGACCTTGGTGACGAGGGCGAGCTTGGTCGCGAGGCGCAGCACCCAGGCGTTCGTGCCCTCAGGCTCGGGGCTGCCGTCCTGAACGAAGCAGTTGAGGACGTTGCCGTGCTCGGTCGCCGCGCCGGCCAGGACGCGTCCGCCGGGGCAGAAGCGCTGCTCGGCCATGAGCCGGTAGAACTCGGCGGCGACGTCGTCGCGCCGCTCCTCCGGCTCGGGCCGCGCCACCCACCGCGCCACGCGCTCGAACATGTCGTAGACCGTCTCGTCGCCCGGCTGGAAGTACTGCCGCCTCGCGACCTTGACGGCGTGGTCCCCGAACCTCGCGGGTCGCACGTTGGAAGACGAGAGCTCATTCACGGTGCCACTTCCCCTCCGCCTTCGCCGCCTTCCGGCGGCCCTCGGCAGGCGTCAGCGCCCCCGTGCGTCGCCCCTGAGCGCTGTCAAGCGGGACGCCTGCCGTCAACTCATGCTGGGTGCGGACGCCGCAGCCGACGAGCCGACCTACAACATGTGGTACCCGTCAGCCTAGCGCCTACAAGCCCTAGCTGTGTGTGTGGATTCTAACCTTGTATGAGGGCCGCCGTGACGGGTCGGGAGCGATGCCGTCGCCAACGGCTCGAGCGCGTCTCATCGCGCCGCGCCGGGCCGTGTCCGACCCCGCCGACCGCGCCGCGAGACCGGGTCAGTGCCTGAAGTGTCGGTGGCCCGTCACGACCATCGCCAGGCCCAGCTCGTCGGCGGCGGCGACGATCTCCGCGTCGCGGATCGACCCGCCCGGCTGCACGACGGCGCTCACGCCCGCGGCGGCGGCCGCGTCGAGGCCGTCGCGGAACGGGAAGAACGCGTCGGAGGCGCAGGCGCCGCCCGCGGCGCGCCCGGCCGCCTTCCTGGCCGCGATCTCCACGGCGTCCACGCGGCTCTGCTGCCCGGCGCCCACCCCCACCGCCACGCCGTCCTTGACGAGCACGATCGCGTTCGAGGAGGTGCGGGCGCACACGACGTAGGCGACCTCCAGGTCGCGCCACTCCGCCTCGGTCGGCTGGCGGCGCGTCACGACGCGCCAGCCCTCTCTGCCCTCCAAGGCGTCGGGCCGCTGCACGAGGAAGCCGCCGTCGACGCTCCGCAGGTCGAGCCCGCGCGACCCCGGCGGCGGCAGCGTGATCACGCGCGTGCTCTTGCGCTTGGCCGCCAGGAGCGCCAGCGCCTCGTCCTCGTAGCCGGCGGCCAGCAGCACGTCGGCCTTCGGGTTCTCGGCGATGCGCCCGGCCAGCGCCGCCGTCACCACGCCGGGCAGCGCCACGACGCCGCCGAACGCCGACTTCGGGTCGGCCGCGAACGCGCGCTCGTACGCCGTCGCGAGGTCGCCGGCCACGGCGGCCCCGCAGGCGTTGGCGTGCTTCACGATCACGCAGGCGGTCGCCGGGAGCTCGTGGGCCAGGCGCCAGGCGGCCTCGGCGTCGAAGACGTTGAGGTAGGAGAGCGGGGGGCCGGAGTGCAGCACGGCGCCGTCCCAGAGGCTGCTCTCGCCCACGAGGCGGTAGCGCGCGCCCGGCTGGTGCGGGTTCTCGCCGTACCTCAGCTCCTGCGCCCGCTCCAGCGGGAGGGCGAGGCGCTCGGGCAGGTCGTCGCCGCGGCTCAGGTAGGCCACGATCGCGGCGTCGTAGGCGGCGGTGTGGGCGAACGCCTTCAGCGCCAGCTCGCGGCGGCGCTCCGGCCTCATGCCCGCGTTGAGGTCCGCCAGCACGGCGGGGTAGTCCGCGGGGTCGACGACCACCGTCGCGTAGGCGTGGTTCTTGGCGGCCGCCCTGATCATCGCCGGTCCGCCGATGTCGACCTGCTCCATCGCCTCGGCGTCGGTCACGCCCTCCCTGGCCACGGTCTCGCGGAACGGGTAGAGGTTGCACACGACGACGTCGACGGGCGCGATGCCGTGCTCCTCCAGCTGCGCCAGGTGCTCGGGCGTCCTCAGCGCCAGCACGCCGCCGTGTACGGCGGGGTGCAGCGACTTGACCCGTCCGCCGAGGATCTCGGGGAAGCCAGTGACGTCGGAGACGGCCGTGGCCGGCACGCCGGCCGCCGCGAGCGCGCGCAGGGTGTTGCCCGTCGACACGACCTCGTAGCCGAGTTCGACGAGCCCCCGCGCCAGGTCGACCACCCCGGTCTTGTCCGAGACGGACACCAGGGCGCGCGGCGCCCGTCCCGCCACGGCTACTCGGCCTGGCCTTCCGCCGGCTCCTCAGCGGACGGGGCCTCGTCCCCGTCGTCGGCCTCCGGCTCGGGGGTCGGCACCGTGAAGGGCAGCTCCTCGGCGGCCTCGTCGACGTCGAGGATCACGAACTCGTGCACCTCGATCTGGTCGCGCAGCGAGGCGAGCCACTCGTCCTGGGCCTTCTGCCGGTTCTCGGCCCTGACCGCGCTCTCGACCTGGGCCCTCACGTCCTCGAGGGGCCTGACCCTCTCCGGCGTGCGCTCGGCTACCAGGACCACGTAGCGCTCGACGGTCCGCGGCACCTCCGGCGCGGCGGCGTCGCCCTCGGCCGCGTCGTTCGCGGCGGCGGCGTCGCCCTCGGCGGCAGCGTCCTCGCCGGCGGCCGCGTCGTCACCGGCGGCAGCGTCGTCACCGGCGGCAGCGTCGTCACCGGCGGCCGCGTCCTCGGCCCCGTCGTCGGCCTCTGAGCCGGCCTCCCCCTCCTCCTCGACGGGCCTGTCGATGACGAGGACGTCGGACACCTCCGACTCGCCGTTCGGCAGCGGCTCGAACGCCTCGGTGCCGAAGAGCACGGTGTCGATCTCCTCCTCGAGGTCGCCGGGCCGGACGCGCCCGTGGTCGATCACCGTCCCGCCGAGCTCCTCGGCCGTCGCCGCTGCGTCGGCCCCGTCTAACACCGCCGCGCGGAACTCCTGCGCCGACTCGCCGTCGGCGAACTCGACCTCCCTGACGGTCGCCTCGGCGCTGACCGTGAACGTGTCGATGTTCGTCTCGTAGTACTGCCGGACCTGCTCCTCGGTCACCTCGACGTCGCGGGCGACGTAGTCGAGGGCGGCCTGGGCGATGCCGGCGTGCGTGCCGACGAACTCGGGACCGAGCGTCGCGGCTCCCTGGTAGGCCAGCTCGGTGTTGATGAGCTGCTGCTTGATCGACGGGCGGAAGATCTGGACGATCAGCTCGGCGGTGTCGGGCGAGAGGGCCTGCTGGATCATCGAGTTCGAGTAGGTGGCGCGGTCCAGCTCCACCTCGGTGATCTCGGTGTCGCCCACCGTCGCCACGGCCTCGTTCTCGAAGGACAGCGTGCTCGTCTCGGGGAACTCGACGACCGCGGCCTCGCGCAGCCGCTCGACCTCCGCCTCCAGCACCCCCTGCTTCTTGGCCTCGAGGGCGTCCTCGGCCACCTGGTCGCGCACCTCATCGAGGGGCCGAGTCTGCGCCGGCAGGTACTCGAGCACCTGCACCAGGTAGAAGCCGTCTGGCGCCTCGATGACGTCGGTGAGCCCGGCGCCGCGCAGGGCGAAGACGGCGTTGGCGACGGCGGTCGGGAAGGCGGCGCGGCCCACGGGGCGCGGCTCCGTCTGCCCTTCCTGCGCCCCGACGGCGCCCTGCCTGTCGGCCAGCTCGAGGCTGTGCTCGGCGGCGAGCTCGGCGAACGAGGCTCCGTCCTGCACCTGGGCGCGCAGCTCCTCGGCCGTCTCGCGGTCCGCGACGACGATCTCCCGCGCCCGCACGCGCTCCTCGCTCTGGTAGTCGGACCGGTGCGAGAGGTAGTAGCCCTCGACCTCGGCGTCGCTGACGGTGACGTCGGCGACGACCGAGTCGACCCACTTCTGGCGCTTGAGGTCGTCGCGCAGGGCCTCGCGGAACGTCTGGTCGGTGTAGCCCGCCGAGCGGAGCAGGCTCACGTAGGCGGTGTCGTTGCGCCGGCCCGCCAGGCCGCGCGCCTCGCGGAACTCGTTGACGGCGTCCCTGACCTCGCCGTTGGAGACGCGCATCGGCGCCGCCGCCTGACGGAGGACCTCCTGCCTGATGAGCTCGTCGACGAGCAGCCGCTGCAGCTGCTTCGCGACGGGGCCCTCGCTGACGGCGCTGAACAGGGTGCCCTGCTGCATCCGCAGCACCTCGGCCTCGCGGATCTCGACGCCGTTGACGGTGAGCTGGACAGTCCCGCGCGTCGCCTCGTCGCCGGCCAGGTTGAGCCCCAGCGTGGGCGTGAACGTGATGACCATGCCTAGGAGCAGGCCTGCGGCGACGCACCACAGGATGATCGTCCTGGCCCTCTTGCTGACCTTCATCAGATGTGGTCCTCCAGGGATGCCCAGCGGGGCGTACCGTGGAGGGGCCCGGCTCGGCGCACGCCCCGGAGTCTAACAGACCCGCCTACGCGGGCGTCCCCGCAGCCGATGCTATATTGCTAGGGCTGCCGCGGCGCCGCTTGGGCGCACGGCGGCGCAGGGCGCGCCCGTAGCTCAGCCGGATAGAGCGTTCGCCTCCGGAGCGAAAGGTCACAGGTTCGAATCCTGTCGGGCGCACCATCTACCACGCCCTCCGAGACCGTCACCGCCGCGGCGCGGGCGCGCGACGCACCCTGGGCCACCGGACCCGCTCGGCCGGCTCAGAACCACCTGCCGGGCACGAAGGGAAGCCCGGCGAGGAGCCTGACGCCCTCGGCGAGGGGGGCGTCGTAGCCCCTCGCCAGCTCGCGGTCGTCGACGGTCGCGTCCGCGTCGGGCACGATCCCCGCGTCCAGGGGGCGGCCGTCGGTGAGCTCGAGGTTCGCCACCGCCAGGAGGACCTGGCTGCGGTCGGGGAGCAGGTACGTACGCACGACCTCGACGTTGCCCGACGTCGGCGTGCCGACGACACGGGCCCTGCCGGTCGCCTGCAGCACGGCCGCGGCGACCTCGGCAGCTGAGCTGGTGTCGTCGTCCACTAGCACGACGAGCGGCTCCGTGACGAAGACCGGGGACTCCACCGCGGCCGCGCGGAGGAGCCTGCCGTCCTCCGCCCTGAGCACGGCCACGCCCGCGTCTCCCCCGGACCGGCGCGCGAACGAGGCGGTCCACACGACCCGGCCCCGCGCCACGGCGCGCGCCCAGTCGCCGTCGACGAACGCGCCCATCAGCACGCCCAGCTCGGCGAGGCTGCCGCCCCTGTTGCCCCGCAGGTCGATCACGTACGACCGGGCGCCGCGCTCCCGCAGGTCGGCGAGGAGCTCGTGCGCTCTCGCGCCCGTGCCGGCGAGCGTGAACGAGGGCAGGTAGATGTAGCCCACGCCGTCGTCGAGCAGCTCGGCCGCCGGCGTGCGCTGCAGCTCGGCGTGCGCCAGGTACCGCGGCTCGAGCGAGACCTCGATCTCCTCCCTGCCGGCGCGCAGCAGCCTGAGGTCGACGCGCTCCTCGCCGACGCTCGCGCTCAGCACCAGCCCGACGCCGGCCGCGCCCGCCTTCTCCAGCGAGCGGCCCTGGACAGCGACGATCACGTCGCCGCGCCTCACGCCCGCCTCGTCGGCCGGCGTGCCGGGCAGCACGCGCTCGACCACCACGCCGGCGCCGGAGACCCACCTGACCAGCAGGCCCAGGCTCGGCGTGGGCTCGTCCTGGGCCAGGGCGTCGCGCCACGGGGCGGGACCCCCCAGCCCTGCCCGCGGCGACGCGAGGCCCCACGACGCCACCGCCACGGTCACGCCGTCGCCCGGCGACCCGACCGCCGCGCCCCCGGCTCCGAGCAGCGGCGCCGCGCCGGCAGGGTCGAACGGCGCCGTGATGGGCGCCAGGCCCGGCTCGAGGCCCTCGAGGCCCAGCCAGCGCGAGTGGTCGTCGCCCACCTCGGCCACCATGCGTCGCATCACGTTGTCGAAGCGCGCGCGCCTCTCGGCGTTCAGGGCGTCCTGGCGGTAGCGCGCCGCCCACGCCTCCCAGTCGAGGCGCGACTCGTCCCAGTAGTAGTCCTCGAAGAGGTCGACCGTCGCCTCGAAGACCATCCGGCGCAGCTCGCGTCCCTCGGGGGCGCGGGCGACGGCCAGCTCCTCGCCGGCCGGGGCCGGCGGCACGCCCTCGGAGACGGGCGGCGGGCCCTCCGCGGGCGGCTGGGCGCCGGCCGCGCAGGCCAGCGCCAGCGCCAGCAGCGCCGCGCCCGCGACGCCCGCGCGGCGCGGCCGGCCGCGGCCGCGCCTCACCACGCCGGCTCCTCGGGGTGCTCGGCCCTGAGCCACACGGGCTCGACGATGATGCCCTCGCCGCCCAGGACCGTCAGCGGACGGCCCTCCACGGCGAGGCTCACGGCGTCCACGTCCGCAGGCTGCGACAGCGTGTAGTAGAGCTGGTAGAGGCGCCCCAGCATCGACGCGGTGCCGCCGCCCGTCGTGAACTCGCGGGAGAGGTCCACGGTGAGCACGCCGTCCGCGAGCTCCGCGCCCAGCACGCGCGTGCCCTCCGGCACCGTCGAGGCGAGGCCCCGCTCCGCCTCGGCGTCCGTGGGGCCGGCCGTCAGCGCGGCCACCTGGGCCCGCACCCTCTCCTCGACGTCGTCGCCGCGCCGCGCGACGCGCGGCACGGCCTCGAGCGTGAACCCGCTGCCCGTGTCGCGAGCGAAGTAGACGAGCATGTCGGGCAGGCGCGAGAGCGTGCGCGCCGTGATCACGCCCACGAGCGCCAGCGTCAGCAGCAGCGCCAGGGCGACCACGCGCAGCACGACCGTGCGCATCAGGCCTTCCTGATGGGCAGGTAGCGCGGCTCCCACATCTGCGACGTCACGAACGCGGCCACGTCGTCGGGCGGCTCGACGCGCGCGAGGCCCTCGCCGAGCGCCCGTTCGAAGACCGCGATGGCGACGTGCCGGCTGGCGCGGCGCAGCGCGGAGATCGCCGGGTAGACGGCGCCCTGCGCGATGCGCGCCGGGTCGGTGTACTCGGCCAGCGCCGCGGCCGCGGCCATCAGCATGCCGGGGCTGATGCGCCGGGCGCGCGCCAGGAGCGCCCCGAGACCGAGGCCGGGGAAGACGAACGCGTTGTTGGCCTGGCCCACCGGGTGCTCGGCGCCGTCCCACTCGACGGGCGGGAAGGGGCTGCCGGTCGCGACGATCGCCCGGCCGCCGGTCCAGGCGTAGACGTCCTGGGGCGTCGCCTCGCTGTTCTCGGTCGGGTTCGACATCGCGAAGACGATGGGCATGGGGGAGTTCGCGGCGACCGCCTCCACTACCTCGCGGCCGAAGGCTCCCCCCTGGCCGGAGAGGCCGAGGAGCACGGTGACCCCGGCGCGCCGCACCGTCTCGAGCAGGCTCGGCGGTCGTCCTGCCTCGCCCCAGCCGGCCACGCGCGCCGGGTCCTGGGCGACGCGCTCCTTGTACGCCTCGAGGCCGGGCCGCCCGGCGACGACGAGCCCGCGCGAGTCGACGACGTACACGCGGGCCCGCGCCTCCTCGCGGCTCAGCCCCTGCTCGACGAGCCCCTCGATCACCTGCAGCGCGACGCCGACGCCGCCCGCGCCCGCGCCGTGCACGAGGACCACCTCCTCGGTCAGCGGGCGCTTCGTGCGTCGCGAGGCGGCGAGGAGGCCGGCCAGCGTGACGGCGCCGGTGCCCTGCACGTCGTCGTTGAACGACGGCAGCACGTCCTGGAAGCGCTCGAGCACGGTGAACGCCTTCTGCTTGCTGAAGTCCTCCCACTGCAGCAGGGCGTCGGGGAAGCGGCGCTTGAAGGCGGTGACGAAGCGCTCGACGAAGTCGTCGTACGCCTGGCCGGTGAGGCGCTCGTGCCGCACGCCCAGGTAGAGGGGGTCGTCGAGGAGGTCGGCGCGGTTGGTGCCGACGTCGAGCTCGATGGGCAGCGTCACCGACGGGTCGATGCCGGCGGCGGCCGTGTACAGCGAGAGCTTGCCGATGCAGATGCCCATGCCGCCGAAGCCCTGGTCGCCGATGCCGAGGATGCCCTCGGAGTCGGTCACCACGGCCAGCCTCACGTCGTGGATGGCCGCGCTGTCGAGCACCTCGTCCACCCTGTCGATGTTCTCGGTGCTGACGGTCAGCCCGCGCGGGTAGCGGTAGATGCGGCTGAAGCGCTGCACGGCCTCGGCGACCGTGGGCGTGTAGACGATGGGCATCATCTCCTCGAGGTGCTTCTCGAGGAGGGCGTAGAACAGCACCTCGTTGCGGTCCTGGAGGCTGCGCAGGTAGACGTGCTTGTCGATGTTCGTGGTCGCGCGTTGGAAGTTCCCGTAGGTGCGCTCCACCTGCTCTTCCAGCGTGGCCACGTGCGGCGGCAGCAGGCCCTCGAGCCCGAACTCCCGCCGCTCCTCGGGCGTGAACGCCGTGCTCTTGTTCAGGAGCGGCAGCCGCGTGAGCATGAACCCCGGCAGCGACGTCGCCAGGTAGGGCTCGCCGTTCTCGTCCACGCGCCTCTCGAACTGCTTCATCCGCTCGGGCCTCCTAGTCGCGCGGACCGTCCGGCGGCAGCGGCTCCACGGGGCCGCCGCCCGGCCCTCCCTCCGCCTCGCCGGCCGGGGGCTCCTCCGCAGGGGGCTCGTCGGACGAGGGCTCGTCGGCAGGCGGCTCGTCCGCCGAGGGCTCGTCCGCAGGGGGCTCGTCCGGCGACCCCTCGTCCTGCCCGGGCTCCTCGCCGCCCGCCCCGTCGCCCGCGGGCTCGTCGCCACCGGGCTCGGCGGGGGCCTCCGGCTCGGGAGCGTCCGCGCCGATCCCATCATCGCCCTCCTGCTCCGCTCCCGCGAGCCGCGCGGCCTCGTCGGCGAAGAACGCGTACTCGTCGACGTCGGGCGCGAGCTCAGCCGCGCGGCCGTACGCCGCGGCGGCGTCCTCGTAGCGCCCCTGCTGGAAGGCGATCCGGCCGAGGTAGCCCCACGCCTCCGCGAAGTCGGGCTCGGCGGCGACGGCCTGCTCCAGCAGCTCGATGGCGCCCGCGGCGTCGCCGGCCTCGTAGGCCGCCAGGGCGTCGAAGAACGCGGGACCCGCCACGTCGCCGCGCTCGACGGCGAGCCGCGCGCGGCGCAGGAACCAGGCCGCGCGCTCGTCGTCGGGCTCGAGCTCGAGGACGCGCTCCCAGTACGGCACCGACTCGGCCGCCCTGCCGCCTTCCTGGAGGCTGCGCGCGGCCCACACCCAGGCGTCCACGAACGACGTGTTCGCCTCGGCGGCGGCGACGAAGCGCTCCGTGGCCGTCTCTAGGTCGCCGGCCTCGTAGGCGGCCAGGCCGTCGAAGTAGAGGCGGCCGGCGCGCACCCCGTAGGCCGCCTGTGTCTCGGCCACCGAGAGGAAGTAGGCGGCGCCCCCGTCCTCGGGGCGGGCCTCCGCGACCCGCCGCCAGTGGTCGGCGGCGAGCTGCGGCAGGCCGAGCTCGAGGGCCACGCGCCCGGCCCACACCTCCGCGTCGACGAAGTCCGGGTTCGCCGTCAGCGCGGTCTGGAACGCCTGCAGCGCCCCCTCGAGGTCGCCGGCCTCGTAGGCGGCCACGCCGGCGTGGAAGGAGTCGCTGGCCGCCACGCCGAACGCCACGCGCTGCCGCGAGCGCTCCAGGTAGTAGCGCGCCGTGGCGTCGTCCGGCGCCACGGCCAACAGGCGCTCCCAGAGGCGGGACGCGACCTCGGCGCCCTCGACGTCGCCGCGTTCGAAGGCGATGCGCGCGAGCCAGCGCAGGGCCTCCTCGTCGTCGGGCGCCACCTCGAGGACCGTGAGGTAGTAGCCGGTGGCCGTCTCGTGGTCGCCCGCCTGGTAGCGCGCGTAGGCGAGGTTGTCGGCGGCGGTCGTGAACAACTCGACGTCGGGCGGCGTCCCCTCGGGGGCGGGCGGCGTGCCGGGCAGCTCGCCGCCCTCGGCGAAGTACTCGTCGTAGCTCGCGAACGCGCGCACGTGCCAGCCCATGAGGCCGTAGCCGCGGGCCGCGACGAGCAGCGCCTCGCGCAGTAGCGCCTGGTCGCCGGCCTCCCGCGCCGCCGCGACCGCCGCCTCGGCCGCCACGTAGGCGGCGCGCCACGTCGGCTGGTCGGGGTGCCGGATCTCGCCGCTGGCCAAGGCGTCCAGCAGCGCCTCGCGCGCCGCGCGCAGGGCGCCGGACGCCTCAGTGGCGCCCGCGGCGGGCCCCGCCGGAGCGTCCGCCGGCGGCACCTCGGGCGCGCCCTGCGCCGCGGCCGCGCCGAGGGCCAACGCCATGAGCGCGAGCGCGGGCAGTGCTTGGCGGGAGAGCGCCGTCACGGACATCATCCTCGCCTCCGCCGCGGCGGCGGCGCGTAGCGTGGGCCGGCAGGGGTCAGCGGGGGCTCAGCGGGCGCGGCCGATGAGCCACGCCACCTCGTCCCCCGCCTCCACGACGTAGAGGACGTACCAGCTGGTGCCCATGAAGTCGACGAACGTCACCTTCGTCTGGGTCTCCTGGCCGTTAGGCCCCGCCACGGTGCGCGTCTCGCGCGAGTCCTCGAAGTAACCGGCGGACGCCATCGACGTGATGACGTTGTGGACGAAGGCGGGCCTGAGGTTCGCGGCCAGGCCGCGCGCGATGTAGGCCTCCCAGTCGGTCCAGTCGCCGTTGCCCGGCAGGCGCCTCACCAGGTCGTCGACGCCGGCGCCGACGGCGCGCAGAGTCCCGGACGGGAAGCGCACGCCGCTGTCGAACGTCGCGACGATCGCCGTGGTCGTGAGGACGTCGGCCAGGAGCTGCCCGTGCACGACCGCCGGGCCCGTCAGGGCCAAGGCGAGCGCCGCCGCGCGCGCCACCCGGCGCGCGGCCGCGGCTGGCGACAGGACCTTTCCCACGCCTCTCATGCTAGCACCGCGGCCCCGGCCCGACCTCCGACGCGGCCGCGACGCCCTCGCCGGGCGGGCGCGGCGTACCCTGGGGCCATGTTCCAGAGCCTGGGCGACAGACTGCAGTCGGTGATCGGCGGCCTGCGCGGCCGCGGACGCCTCTCGGAGGCCGACGTGAAGGCGGCCCTGCGCGAG from Trueperaceae bacterium harbors:
- a CDS encoding NAD-dependent malic enzyme — its product is MKQFERRVDENGEPYLATSLPGFMLTRLPLLNKSTAFTPEERREFGLEGLLPPHVATLEEQVERTYGNFQRATTNIDKHVYLRSLQDRNEVLFYALLEKHLEEMMPIVYTPTVAEAVQRFSRIYRYPRGLTVSTENIDRVDEVLDSAAIHDVRLAVVTDSEGILGIGDQGFGGMGICIGKLSLYTAAAGIDPSVTLPIELDVGTNRADLLDDPLYLGVRHERLTGQAYDDFVERFVTAFKRRFPDALLQWEDFSKQKAFTVLERFQDVLPSFNDDVQGTGAVTLAGLLAASRRTKRPLTEEVVLVHGAGAGGVGVALQVIEGLVEQGLSREEARARVYVVDSRGLVVAGRPGLEAYKERVAQDPARVAGWGEAGRPPSLLETVRRAGVTVLLGLSGQGGAFGREVVEAVAANSPMPIVFAMSNPTENSEATPQDVYAWTGGRAIVATGSPFPPVEWDGAEHPVGQANNAFVFPGLGLGALLARARRISPGMLMAAAAALAEYTDPARIAQGAVYPAISALRRASRHVAIAVFERALGEGLARVEPPDDVAAFVTSQMWEPRYLPIRKA
- a CDS encoding S41 family peptidase — its product is MRRGRGRPRRAGVAGAALLALALACAAGAQPPAEGPPPVSEGVPPAPAGEELAVARAPEGRELRRMVFEATVDLFEDYYWDESRLDWEAWAARYRQDALNAERRARFDNVMRRMVAEVGDDHSRWLGLEGLEPGLAPITAPFDPAGAAPLLGAGGAAVGSPGDGVTVAVASWGLASPRAGLGGPAPWRDALAQDEPTPSLGLLVRWVSGAGVVVERVLPGTPADEAGVRRGDVIVAVQGRSLEKAGAAGVGLVLSASVGEERVDLRLLRAGREEIEVSLEPRYLAHAELQRTPAAELLDDGVGYIYLPSFTLAGTGARAHELLADLRERGARSYVIDLRGNRGGSLAELGVLMGAFVDGDWARAVARGRVVWTASFARRSGGDAGVAVLRAEDGRLLRAAAVESPVFVTEPLVVLVDDDTSSAAEVAAAVLQATGRARVVGTPTSGNVEVVRTYLLPDRSQVLLAVANLELTDGRPLDAGIVPDADATVDDRELARGYDAPLAEGVRLLAGLPFVPGRWF
- the purH gene encoding bifunctional phosphoribosylaminoimidazolecarboxamide formyltransferase/IMP cyclohydrolase, with the protein product MAGRAPRALVSVSDKTGVVDLARGLVELGYEVVSTGNTLRALAAAGVPATAVSDVTGFPEILGGRVKSLHPAVHGGVLALRTPEHLAQLEEHGIAPVDVVVCNLYPFRETVAREGVTDAEAMEQVDIGGPAMIRAAAKNHAYATVVVDPADYPAVLADLNAGMRPERRRELALKAFAHTAAYDAAIVAYLSRGDDLPERLALPLERAQELRYGENPHQPGARYRLVGESSLWDGAVLHSGPPLSYLNVFDAEAAWRLAHELPATACVIVKHANACGAAVAGDLATAYERAFAADPKSAFGGVVALPGVVTAALAGRIAENPKADVLLAAGYEDEALALLAAKRKSTRVITLPPPGSRGLDLRSVDGGFLVQRPDALEGREGWRVVTRRQPTEAEWRDLEVAYVVCARTSSNAIVLVKDGVAVGVGAGQQSRVDAVEIAARKAAGRAAGGACASDAFFPFRDGLDAAAAAGVSAVVQPGGSIRDAEIVAAADELGLAMVVTGHRHFRH
- a CDS encoding GerMN domain-containing protein, whose amino-acid sequence is MRTVVLRVVALALLLTLALVGVITARTLSRLPDMLVYFARDTGSGFTLEAVPRVARRGDDVEERVRAQVAALTAGPTDAEAERGLASTVPEGTRVLGAELADGVLTVDLSREFTTGGGTASMLGRLYQLYYTLSQPADVDAVSLAVEGRPLTVLGGEGIIVEPVWLRAEHPEEPAW
- a CDS encoding peptidyl-prolyl cis-trans isomerase, with translation MKVSKRARTIILWCVAAGLLLGMVITFTPTLGLNLAGDEATRGTVQLTVNGVEIREAEVLRMQQGTLFSAVSEGPVAKQLQRLLVDELIRQEVLRQAAAPMRVSNGEVRDAVNEFREARGLAGRRNDTAYVSLLRSAGYTDQTFREALRDDLKRQKWVDSVVADVTVSDAEVEGYYLSHRSDYQSEERVRAREIVVADRETAEELRAQVQDGASFAELAAEHSLELADRQGAVGAQEGQTEPRPVGRAAFPTAVANAVFALRGAGLTDVIEAPDGFYLVQVLEYLPAQTRPLDEVRDQVAEDALEAKKQGVLEAEVERLREAAVVEFPETSTLSFENEAVATVGDTEITEVELDRATYSNSMIQQALSPDTAELIVQIFRPSIKQQLINTELAYQGAATLGPEFVGTHAGIAQAALDYVARDVEVTEEQVRQYYETNIDTFTVSAEATVREVEFADGESAQEFRAAVLDGADAAATAEELGGTVIDHGRVRPGDLEEEIDTVLFGTEAFEPLPNGESEVSDVLVIDRPVEEEGEAGSEADDGAEDAAAGDDAAAGDDAAAGDDAAAGEDAAAEGDAAAANDAAEGDAAAPEVPRTVERYVVLVAERTPERVRPLEDVRAQVESAVRAENRQKAQDEWLASLRDQIEVHEFVILDVDEAAEELPFTVPTPEPEADDGDEAPSAEEPAEGQAE
- a CDS encoding tetratricopeptide repeat protein, with the protein product MTALSRQALPALALMALALGAAAAQGAPEVPPADAPAGPAAGATEASGALRAAREALLDALASGEIRHPDQPTWRAAYVAAEAAVAAAREAGDQALLREALLVAARGYGLMGWHVRAFASYDEYFAEGGELPGTPPAPEGTPPDVELFTTAADNLAYARYQAGDHETATGYYLTVLEVAPDDEEALRWLARIAFERGDVEGAEVASRLWERLLAVAPDDATARYYLERSRQRVAFGVAASDSFHAGVAAYEAGDLEGALQAFQTALTANPDFVDAEVWAGRVALELGLPQLAADHWRRVAEARPEDGGAAYFLSVAETQAAYGVRAGRLYFDGLAAYEAGDLETATERFVAAAEANTSFVDAWVWAARSLQEGGRAAESVPYWERVLELEPDDERAAWFLRRARLAVERGDVAGPAFFDALAAYEAGDAAGAIELLEQAVAAEPDFAEAWGYLGRIAFQQGRYEDAAAAYGRAAELAPDVDEYAFFADEAARLAGAEQEGDDGIGADAPEPEAPAEPGGDEPAGDGAGGEEPGQDEGSPDEPPADEPSADEPPADEPSSDEPPAEEPPAGEAEGGPGGGPVEPLPPDGPRD